A genomic window from Gossypium hirsutum isolate 1008001.06 chromosome D12, Gossypium_hirsutum_v2.1, whole genome shotgun sequence includes:
- the LOC107946159 gene encoding uncharacterized protein — MFDIFFGWRKASKCKKLIKRVQCRLKLLKNKRFTIVKQLREDLAQLIKLGYQQTAFNRAEQLLKDENIMAVYEILDHFCEFVNIQLSYIRRHKDCPNDINEAVSSLIFASARCADLPELPAVRKLFGEHYGHRFTTVAVELLPGNLVNREIQEKLSPKSVSDDMKYRLIDEIARDYCLQPEILALEYFPELQCQTSDGSEKEGKYIQVDPLAKTATHLISQCHSYSYPNSDTIGASLSCSPPDDIKAESRNISRICTTTRKRKDDDERIKAPSSSESLPQFCEEVVVYLDDIEELRSSRRKEADCQDQRLFKFKSLSMPTKGVVVDGTDGDDESYTDNVEDEKPSSNANNSRRRSFSLEPSSMKDVDHQIYYENHKHQSHHYRKHQKKTVAERKEATYVLKRSKQPGCTELRGDIQANTLNSEVKTCSLENPCYNCSFDDREEKVPPVSDKGGILDEKFCHCRCSSNDDTRCIRMKESSSPTRNLRRRSYDNGASVYGVFNLPKLEKEESIGKVKGNVGASHTRKGTGGPYLRATTMPQERPREIHRYSILRTNSMSIHNPNHVHPKLPEYEDIAAKFMALKKKHLLHKQ; from the exons ATGTTTGACATCTTTTTCGGCTGGCGAAAAGCTTCAAAATG TAAGAAGCTGATCAAGCGTGTTCAGTGCCGTCTGAAGCTGCTAAAGAACAAAAGGTTTACAATTGTGAAACAGCTGCGGGAGGATCTGGCTCAGCTCATCAAACTTGGTTATCAACAAACTGCCTTTAACCGG GCTGAGCAGCTTCTTAAAGATGAGAATATAATGGCAGTCTATGAGATACTGGATCATTTCTGTGAATTTGTCAACATTCAATTATCATATATTCGCAGACACAA GGACTGCCCTAATGATATCAATGAAGCAGTTTCAAGCCTCATATTCGCCTCTGCCAGATGTGCAGATCTCCCTGAGCTTCCTGCGGTTCGTAAGCTCTTCGGGGAGCATTACGGGCATAGGTTCACGACAGTGGCCGTTGAATTGCTTCCTGGGAATCTGGTCAACCGTGAG ATACAAGAAAAACTATCCCCAAAATCCGTTTCGGATGATATGAAGTACAGATTGATTGATGAAATAGCTCGAGATTACTGCTTACAGCCTGAAATTTTGGCACTTGAATACTTCCCCGAATTGCAATGCCAG ACTTCAGATGGTAGTGAGAAGGAAGGAAAATACATACAAGTTGATCCATTGGCAAAGACTGCCACTCATTTGATCAGCCAATGTCACTCTTATTCCTATCCAAATTCTGATACCATTGGTGCTTCCCTTTCTTGTTCTCCACCAGATGACATAAAAGCAGAAAGCCGGAACATCAGCCGGATTTGTACAACCACTAGGAAACGAAAGGATGATGATGAAAGGATAAAAGCACCATCTTCCTCGGAAAGTTTGCCTCAGTTTTGTGAGGAAGTAGTTGTCTATCTTGATGACATAGAGGAGTTACGCTCTTCCCGGAGAAAAGAAGCAGATTGTCAAGATCAGAGACTTTTCAAGTTCAAGTCACTGAGCATGCCAACTAAAGGAGTGGTTGTGGATGGCACCGACGGTGATGATGAAAGTTATACGGATAATGTAGAGGATGAGAAACCAAGCTCAAATGCAAACAATTCAAGGCGGAGGTCCTTTTCTCTTGAACCTTCAAGCATGAAGGATGTTGATCACCAGATATATTATGAGAACCACAAGCATCAATCTCATCACTACAGGAAACACCAGAAGAAAACAGTAGCAGAAAGGAAAGAAGCAACTTATGTGCTGAAGAGATCGAAACAACCTGGCTGCACGGAATTGAGGGGTGACATTCAGGCTAATACTTTGAACAGTGAAGTAAAAACCTGCAGCTTGGAAAACCCATGTTACAATTGTAGTTTTGATGACAGAGAAGAAAAGGTCCCTCCAGTTAGTGATAAAGGAGGAATTTTGGATGAAAAGTTTTGCCATTGCCGATGTTCTTCCAACGACGATACTAGATGTATTAGAATGAAAGAGAGTAGTAGTCCTACTCGGAATCTGAGGAGAAGAAGCTACGACAATGGTGCAAGTGTGTATGGAGTTTTCAACTTGCCCAAATTGGAAAAGGAAGAAAGCATAGGGAAAGTGAAGGGAAATGTGGGTGCTTCCCATACGAGAAAAGGAACAGGTGGTCCTTATTTGAGGGCCACGACAATGCCACAAGAAAGGCCAAGAGAGATTCACAGGTACAGCATTCTTCGAACCAATTCAATGTCGATTCACAACCCTAATCACGTTCACCCTAAGCTGCCAGAGTATGAAGACATAGCAGCCAAATTCATGGCTCTCAAGAAGAAGCATCTGCTACATAAGCAGTGA